The Cervus canadensis isolate Bull #8, Minnesota chromosome X, ASM1932006v1, whole genome shotgun sequence genome contains a region encoding:
- the GABRE gene encoding gamma-aminobutyric acid receptor subunit epsilon isoform X1, which yields MSTKVLLILLGTLVILPCIEGPQVESEEGSSASDDEVYGPKPQPPEKELSSEEIKPTAVGTHEKRGKMPTATEILDGIFHNYDYKLRPGIGERPTVVTVELSVNTLGPLSIMDMEYTIDITFCQTWYDERLRFNGSFESFVLSGNLVSLLWVPDTFFRNSKRTHEHSITMPNQMVRIHKDGKVLYTIRMTIEAGCSLHMLKFPMDSHSCPLSFSSFSYPENDLIYEWENFTLKINESNSWKLFQFDFTGVSNTTETVTTLAGDFVVMTLYFNVSRRFGFVAFHNYVPSSVTTMVSWISFWIKKESAPARTSLGITSVLTMTTLGTFSRKNFPRVSYITALDFYIAICFVFCFCALMEFAVLNFLTYNRTAPRGSPILRHPRAPIRVRIPVIEHPEAFVCDIEDSEEEEAGESEEDEGPSCPARQAARPSRPRRSAGCSRWCDKYCCMVPTCDASSWQQGRLFIHVYRLDNYSRVIFPVTFFFFNVIYWLVCLNL from the exons ATGTCGACCAAAGTTCTCCTGATCCTCTTGGGCACGCTGGTAATCCTTCCGTG CATTGAAGGACCTCAAGTTGAATCAGAGGAGGGATCCTCTGCCAGTGATGATGAGGTCTATGGCCCAAAGCCCCAGCCTCCTGAAAAGGAACTCTCCTCTGAAGAAATAAAGCCCACTGCTGTTGGTACCCATGAGAAACGTGGCAAAATGCCAACAGCCACGGAAATCCTGGATGGCATCTTCCATAACTATGACTACAAACTGCGCCCTGGCATTGGAG AGAGACCCACTGTGGTCACCGTTGAACTGTCTGTCAACACCCTTGGGCCTCTCTCTATCATGGACATG GAATACACCATTGACATCACCTTCTGCCAGACTTGGTATGACGAACGCCTTCGTTTCAATGGCAGCTTTGAGAGCTTTGTTCTGAGTGGCAACTTGGTGAGCCTGCTGTGGGTCCCAGACACCTTTTTTAGGAATTCTAAGAGGACCCATGAGCACTCAATCACCATGCCCAACCAGATGGTCCGCATCCACAAGGATGGCAAGGTGTTGTACACCATCAG GATGACCATTGAGGCTGGATGCTCACTCCACATGCTCAAATTTCCAATGGACTCTCACTCTtgccctctgtctttctctagct TTTCCTATCCTGAGAATGACCTAATCTACGAGTGGGAAAATTTCACACTTAAAATCAATGAGAGTAATTCCTGGAAGCTCTTCCAGTTTGACTTTACAGGAGTGAGCAACACGACTGAAACTGTCACAACCCTGGCTG GTGATTTTGTAGTCATGACGCTTTACTTCAACGTGAGCAGGCGGTTTGGCTTTGTGGCCTTTCATAACtatgttccttcctctgtgacCACAATGGTCTCCTGGATTTCCTTTTGGATCAAGAAAGAATCTGCTCCAGCCAGGACTTCTCTAG GGATCACCTCTGTACTCACCATGACCACTTTGGGCACCTTCTCTCGGAAGAATTTCCCACGCGTATCCTATATCACAGCCTTAGATTTCTACATCGCTATCTGCTTCGTCTTCTGCTTTTGTGCTCTGATGGAGTTTGCTGTGCTCAACTTCCTGACCTACAACCGGACAGCGCCCCGTGGTTCTCCCATACTTCGCCAT CCTCGTGCCCCGATCCGTGTGCGCATCCCTGTCATTGAGCATCCGGAAGCTTTTGTGTGCGACATTGAGGACtccgaggaggaggaggcgggggaGAGTGAGGAAGACGAAGGCCCATCCTGCCCAGCCCGGCAGGCCGCCAGGCCAAGCCGCCCCCGGCGCTCTGCTGGCTGCAGCAGGTGGTGCGATAAGTACTGTTGCATGGTCCCCACTTGTGACGCCAGCAGCTGGCAGCAGGGCCGCCTCTTCATCCATGTCTACCGCTTGGATAACTACTCGCGAGTGATTTTCCCGGTCACCTTCTTCTTCTTCAATGTGATCTATTGGCTTGTTTGCCTTAACCTGTAG
- the GABRE gene encoding gamma-aminobutyric acid receptor subunit epsilon isoform X2, with the protein MPTATEILDGIFHNYDYKLRPGIGERPTVVTVELSVNTLGPLSIMDMEYTIDITFCQTWYDERLRFNGSFESFVLSGNLVSLLWVPDTFFRNSKRTHEHSITMPNQMVRIHKDGKVLYTIRMTIEAGCSLHMLKFPMDSHSCPLSFSSFSYPENDLIYEWENFTLKINESNSWKLFQFDFTGVSNTTETVTTLAGDFVVMTLYFNVSRRFGFVAFHNYVPSSVTTMVSWISFWIKKESAPARTSLGITSVLTMTTLGTFSRKNFPRVSYITALDFYIAICFVFCFCALMEFAVLNFLTYNRTAPRGSPILRHPRAPIRVRIPVIEHPEAFVCDIEDSEEEEAGESEEDEGPSCPARQAARPSRPRRSAGCSRWCDKYCCMVPTCDASSWQQGRLFIHVYRLDNYSRVIFPVTFFFFNVIYWLVCLNL; encoded by the exons ATGCCAACAGCCACGGAAATCCTGGATGGCATCTTCCATAACTATGACTACAAACTGCGCCCTGGCATTGGAG AGAGACCCACTGTGGTCACCGTTGAACTGTCTGTCAACACCCTTGGGCCTCTCTCTATCATGGACATG GAATACACCATTGACATCACCTTCTGCCAGACTTGGTATGACGAACGCCTTCGTTTCAATGGCAGCTTTGAGAGCTTTGTTCTGAGTGGCAACTTGGTGAGCCTGCTGTGGGTCCCAGACACCTTTTTTAGGAATTCTAAGAGGACCCATGAGCACTCAATCACCATGCCCAACCAGATGGTCCGCATCCACAAGGATGGCAAGGTGTTGTACACCATCAG GATGACCATTGAGGCTGGATGCTCACTCCACATGCTCAAATTTCCAATGGACTCTCACTCTtgccctctgtctttctctagct TTTCCTATCCTGAGAATGACCTAATCTACGAGTGGGAAAATTTCACACTTAAAATCAATGAGAGTAATTCCTGGAAGCTCTTCCAGTTTGACTTTACAGGAGTGAGCAACACGACTGAAACTGTCACAACCCTGGCTG GTGATTTTGTAGTCATGACGCTTTACTTCAACGTGAGCAGGCGGTTTGGCTTTGTGGCCTTTCATAACtatgttccttcctctgtgacCACAATGGTCTCCTGGATTTCCTTTTGGATCAAGAAAGAATCTGCTCCAGCCAGGACTTCTCTAG GGATCACCTCTGTACTCACCATGACCACTTTGGGCACCTTCTCTCGGAAGAATTTCCCACGCGTATCCTATATCACAGCCTTAGATTTCTACATCGCTATCTGCTTCGTCTTCTGCTTTTGTGCTCTGATGGAGTTTGCTGTGCTCAACTTCCTGACCTACAACCGGACAGCGCCCCGTGGTTCTCCCATACTTCGCCAT CCTCGTGCCCCGATCCGTGTGCGCATCCCTGTCATTGAGCATCCGGAAGCTTTTGTGTGCGACATTGAGGACtccgaggaggaggaggcgggggaGAGTGAGGAAGACGAAGGCCCATCCTGCCCAGCCCGGCAGGCCGCCAGGCCAAGCCGCCCCCGGCGCTCTGCTGGCTGCAGCAGGTGGTGCGATAAGTACTGTTGCATGGTCCCCACTTGTGACGCCAGCAGCTGGCAGCAGGGCCGCCTCTTCATCCATGTCTACCGCTTGGATAACTACTCGCGAGTGATTTTCCCGGTCACCTTCTTCTTCTTCAATGTGATCTATTGGCTTGTTTGCCTTAACCTGTAG